Proteins encoded within one genomic window of Lactococcus garvieae:
- the aspS gene encoding aspartate--tRNA ligase, giving the protein MKRTNYAGNITEEYLNQEVTVKGWVAKRRNLGGLIFIDLRDREGIVQIVVNPETAAAEIVEIADKVRNEYVLEITGKVVERASKNANIKTGSIEIEANHMQILSTSKTTPFEIKDGVEVLDDTRLKYRYLDLRRPEMLNNITMRHATTRAIRSYLDNQGFIDVETPFLNKSTPEGARDYLVPSRVNKGEFYALPQSPQLMKQLLMTAGLDRYYQIVKCFRDEDLRGDRQPEFTQVDLETSFLGEEEIQDLTEGLIAKVMKDVKNVDVTLPFPRMKYDDAMNFYGSDKPDTRYEMLLTDLTDFAKTVDFKVFSEAPVVKAIVVKNNADKYSRKAIDKLTEQAKQNGAQGLAWIKFEQDNLSGPIAKFLTDKTAEFVETLGLENNDLVLFVADSLEVANSALGALRQTVAKEQGLVDYSKFNFLWVIDWPMFEWSEEEGRYMSAHHPFTLPTAETQGELSGDLSKVRAHAYDIVLNGYELGGGSLRINTRDLQEEMLKALGFSLEDANEQFGFLLEALDYGFPPHGGLALGLDRFVMLLAGKDNIREVIAFPKNNKATDPMTQAPSAVSESQLEELRIKLEKLD; this is encoded by the coding sequence TTGAAAAGAACAAACTATGCAGGCAACATCACAGAGGAGTATTTAAATCAAGAAGTCACGGTAAAAGGTTGGGTGGCTAAACGCCGTAATCTTGGCGGTTTGATTTTTATAGACTTACGTGACCGAGAAGGCATCGTTCAAATTGTGGTAAATCCTGAAACAGCAGCTGCTGAAATCGTCGAAATTGCTGATAAAGTTCGTAACGAATATGTACTGGAAATTACAGGTAAAGTTGTTGAACGGGCGAGCAAAAATGCGAACATCAAAACAGGTAGCATCGAAATTGAAGCAAATCACATGCAAATCCTGAGCACATCCAAAACAACACCTTTTGAAATCAAAGATGGTGTGGAAGTGCTTGACGATACACGCTTGAAATACCGCTATCTTGACTTACGTCGTCCCGAGATGCTTAACAATATCACGATGCGTCATGCCACAACTCGTGCAATCCGTAGCTACTTAGATAACCAAGGATTCATCGATGTCGAAACACCTTTCTTGAATAAATCTACACCAGAAGGTGCGCGTGATTATCTTGTACCTTCTCGTGTGAATAAAGGGGAATTCTACGCTTTACCACAAAGTCCACAGCTTATGAAACAGTTGTTGATGACAGCGGGACTTGACCGTTATTATCAAATCGTGAAGTGCTTCCGTGATGAGGACTTACGTGGAGACCGTCAACCTGAGTTTACCCAGGTCGACTTGGAAACGAGCTTCCTTGGGGAAGAAGAAATTCAAGATTTGACAGAAGGCTTAATCGCAAAAGTTATGAAAGACGTTAAAAATGTTGATGTAACATTGCCGTTTCCCCGTATGAAATATGATGACGCCATGAATTTTTACGGCTCGGATAAGCCAGACACTCGTTATGAAATGCTACTCACAGATTTGACTGATTTTGCCAAAACAGTTGATTTTAAGGTCTTTAGTGAAGCACCTGTTGTAAAAGCTATTGTGGTGAAGAACAATGCGGATAAATATTCCCGTAAAGCAATCGACAAACTGACAGAGCAAGCGAAGCAAAATGGTGCTCAAGGCTTAGCTTGGATCAAGTTTGAACAAGACAATCTTTCAGGGCCAATCGCAAAATTCTTGACAGATAAAACAGCAGAATTTGTTGAAACTTTAGGTTTGGAAAACAATGACTTGGTTCTTTTCGTAGCGGACAGTTTGGAAGTCGCCAACTCAGCGCTTGGTGCACTTCGTCAGACGGTTGCAAAAGAACAAGGATTAGTTGATTATTCTAAATTTAACTTCCTTTGGGTTATCGACTGGCCGATGTTTGAATGGTCAGAAGAAGAAGGACGTTATATGAGTGCCCATCATCCATTTACTTTACCAACTGCTGAAACACAAGGGGAGTTGTCAGGAGATTTAAGTAAAGTACGTGCCCACGCTTACGATATTGTCTTGAATGGTTATGAGCTGGGTGGGGGTTCACTCCGTATTAATACGCGCGACCTACAAGAAGAAATGCTCAAGGCTCTCGGCTTTAGTCTTGAGGATGCCAATGAACAATTTGGTTTCTTGTTGGAAGCATTAGACTATGGTTTCCCTCCACATGGAGGTTTAGCCCTTGGTTTAGACCGTTTCGTTATGTTGCTTGCAGGAAAAGACAATATCCGTGAAGTTATTGCCTTCCCTAAAAATAATAAAGCCACAGACCCGATGACACAAGCACCATCAGCAGTCAGTGAGAGCCAACTGGAAGAATTGAGAATTAAACTTGAAAAACTTGACTAA
- the hisS gene encoding histidine--tRNA ligase: MKLQKPKGTADILPKESQKWQYVEMIARAVFEDYNFKEIRTPLFESYELFSRATGETSDIVTKEMYDFEDKGGRHIALRPEGTASTVRAYIENKLFAPEVPKPVKMYYTGSMFRYERPQSGRLREFHQFGVECFGSKNPAIDVEVIAMAQTFFEQIGITGVTLHLNSLGDLETRKAYRTALIEYLTPFENQLSKDSQRRLHENPLRVLDSKEKEDKEIVKGAPSVLDYLTEESQAHFEMTRKLLDGLGIKYVIDTNMVRGLDYYNDTIFEFIVDVKGQELTVCAGGRYDGLVEYFDGPATPGFGFGLGVERLLMIAEMQGVDFHDEDTLDVYIAVMGDKASLEATKLAESLRAQAFKVERDFSNRKLGAQFKSAEKAAAEVIITLGDNEAETGNITVKHNQTRKEVKTSLTEVKKSFAPIFEEVIGE; encoded by the coding sequence ATGAAATTACAAAAACCTAAAGGTACAGCAGATATTCTGCCAAAAGAATCACAAAAATGGCAATATGTCGAAATGATAGCTCGTGCAGTATTTGAAGATTATAATTTCAAAGAAATTCGTACGCCACTTTTTGAAAGTTATGAACTATTTAGCCGAGCAACAGGGGAAACAAGTGATATCGTCACAAAAGAAATGTATGATTTCGAAGACAAGGGAGGGCGTCACATTGCGCTTCGTCCAGAAGGTACAGCTTCAACTGTCCGAGCATATATTGAAAATAAATTGTTTGCACCTGAAGTTCCTAAACCGGTGAAAATGTATTATACGGGTTCAATGTTCCGCTATGAACGTCCTCAATCAGGGCGCTTGCGTGAATTCCACCAGTTTGGTGTAGAATGTTTTGGCTCAAAAAATCCCGCTATTGATGTTGAAGTTATCGCTATGGCTCAGACTTTCTTCGAGCAAATAGGGATTACAGGTGTAACGCTTCACTTGAATTCACTCGGTGATTTAGAAACACGTAAGGCTTATCGTACAGCTTTGATTGAGTACTTAACACCTTTTGAAAATCAACTTTCAAAAGATAGCCAACGTCGTTTACATGAAAATCCACTTCGTGTTTTAGACAGTAAAGAAAAAGAAGATAAAGAAATCGTCAAAGGTGCCCCATCTGTTCTGGACTATCTGACAGAAGAATCACAAGCTCACTTTGAGATGACACGTAAACTTCTGGATGGCTTGGGCATCAAATATGTTATTGATACCAATATGGTCCGTGGTTTGGACTACTATAATGATACAATCTTCGAATTTATCGTTGATGTAAAAGGACAGGAACTTACTGTGTGTGCTGGTGGTCGTTATGACGGGCTGGTGGAGTACTTTGATGGACCAGCTACACCCGGCTTTGGTTTTGGACTTGGTGTGGAACGCTTGCTCATGATTGCCGAAATGCAAGGTGTTGATTTCCATGATGAGGATACACTTGATGTGTACATCGCTGTCATGGGAGACAAAGCAAGTCTCGAGGCGACAAAACTTGCTGAAAGTTTACGTGCTCAAGCTTTTAAAGTAGAACGTGATTTTTCAAACCGTAAACTAGGCGCGCAATTTAAGTCCGCTGAAAAAGCAGCTGCAGAAGTGATTATCACACTTGGGGACAATGAAGCCGAAACAGGAAACATCACCGTAAAACATAACCAAACCCGTAAAGAAGTAAAAACAAGTTTGACAGAAGTTAAGAAAAGTTTTGCACCGATTTTTGAAGAAGTAATTGGCGAGTGA
- the pgsA gene encoding CDP-diacylglycerol--glycerol-3-phosphate 3-phosphatidyltransferase has translation MKKEKLPNQLTILRIFMIPVFLIVLYLPQGAAVGASYVSWIVAAVIFAVASITDWLDGYLARKWKVVSNFGKFADPLADKMLTMAAFVMLIALGLAPAWVVAIIVCRELAVTGLRLLLVEQGGAVLAAAMPGKIKTFTQMLSIIFLLIGDPIYIGTILLYICLFFTIYSGYDYFAKNMQVFKN, from the coding sequence ATGAAAAAAGAAAAACTTCCCAATCAATTAACAATACTACGAATCTTTATGATTCCCGTCTTTCTCATCGTGCTTTATCTGCCACAGGGTGCAGCGGTTGGTGCAAGTTATGTGTCATGGATTGTTGCAGCGGTTATCTTTGCTGTAGCCTCTATCACTGACTGGCTCGATGGCTATTTGGCTCGTAAATGGAAGGTCGTGTCAAACTTTGGTAAGTTTGCGGATCCATTGGCCGATAAGATGTTGACAATGGCAGCTTTTGTAATGCTGATTGCCTTAGGATTGGCGCCAGCTTGGGTTGTTGCAATCATTGTTTGTCGTGAACTCGCAGTAACAGGCCTTCGCCTCTTGCTTGTAGAACAAGGTGGAGCAGTACTTGCAGCAGCCATGCCAGGTAAGATTAAAACATTTACTCAGATGTTATCAATTATCTTTCTCTTGATTGGAGACCCCATCTATATCGGGACAATCTTACTTTATATTTGCCTCTTCTTTACTATCTATTCTGGTTATGATTATTTTGCAAAAAATATGCAGGTTTTCAAAAATTAA
- a CDS encoding YitT family protein, producing MFGGWEKLTHRFSASVLYGITSAFALNFFYQPGRVYSSGATGAAQVATEVLTRLLGHNYLPISATLFLINVPLMILAWFRLGRQFTLFTLLTVTMSSIFIHFVPETTLTPDPIINAIFGGTIMGAGVGYAMRNGISSGGTDIIALYIRKKTGHNVGTLGFIVNGVIIFTAGVLFGWEYMLYSMIAIFVSSRVTDAIFTRQKRMQVMIVTENPEIIIRKLFEKMHHSATILNNAEGAYTHEKRTILFTVITMYEYQDFKEIITKYDPKAFVSISENVRVIGNFNEITD from the coding sequence ATGTTTGGTGGCTGGGAAAAGTTGACACATCGTTTCTCAGCATCTGTCTTATATGGAATCACCTCTGCTTTTGCATTGAATTTCTTTTATCAACCAGGACGTGTTTACTCAAGTGGTGCAACTGGTGCCGCTCAGGTCGCAACAGAAGTTTTAACGCGCCTTTTGGGGCACAACTATCTACCCATCTCCGCAACGCTCTTCTTAATTAATGTTCCATTAATGATTTTAGCGTGGTTCCGACTGGGGCGACAGTTCACTCTGTTCACTCTTTTGACCGTTACGATGAGCTCTATCTTCATCCACTTTGTTCCTGAAACAACTCTGACACCCGATCCAATTATTAATGCAATATTTGGGGGGACAATCATGGGTGCTGGTGTGGGCTATGCGATGCGTAATGGTATTTCCAGTGGAGGAACAGACATCATCGCACTTTATATCCGAAAAAAAACCGGACATAATGTTGGCACACTTGGCTTTATTGTCAATGGTGTAATCATCTTTACAGCCGGTGTTCTCTTTGGATGGGAATATATGCTTTATTCCATGATTGCTATCTTTGTCAGTTCACGTGTCACTGATGCAATCTTTACACGTCAAAAACGAATGCAAGTAATGATTGTTACTGAGAATCCAGAAATCATTATTAGAAAGCTTTTTGAAAAGATGCACCATAGTGCAACCATATTAAATAATGCAGAAGGTGCTTATACACATGAAAAGCGCACGATTTTATTTACCGTTATAACCATGTATGAGTATCAAGATTTCAAAGAAATCATTACTAAATATGACCCTAAAGCTTTTGTTTCTATCTCGGAAAATGTTCGAGTGATTGGTAATTTTAATGAGATTACCGATTAA
- a CDS encoding helix-turn-helix domain-containing protein, with amino-acid sequence MVAIKTIGEVLKEKRTDLGLGLSEAEKLTNIPKLYIIALETGDYKALPGDFYIKAYLKQYAEKLELDADQILLAYEKDGSMTVEDHEDIQETYRFVKPSERVEESEEEEEVDVPAWRHYVPIILLSAVALAIVGGVTAVVLLSRPQSNDLEDASYTYKTSETVKSTEQKKTSESKEKPVESKPAPENQLTVTGSGAQLNVKVDNATSPTKIVFTTAAGTVTTISLTNADWATVRTLSDAENTATATLGAGLTNSVINLSNTQGLTMTINGSNVELSALTVGSAVSVQLTVAYASTTE; translated from the coding sequence ATGGTGGCAATTAAAACAATAGGCGAAGTCCTCAAAGAAAAGAGAACGGATCTTGGCCTTGGGCTAAGCGAAGCCGAGAAACTTACAAATATTCCGAAATTATATATTATTGCTTTAGAAACAGGGGACTACAAAGCTTTACCCGGTGATTTTTATATTAAAGCTTACCTCAAACAATATGCTGAAAAACTTGAGCTTGACGCAGATCAAATCTTGCTGGCTTATGAAAAAGATGGGTCGATGACCGTTGAAGACCATGAAGATATCCAAGAAACTTATCGCTTTGTTAAACCCAGTGAGCGTGTAGAAGAAAGTGAGGAAGAAGAGGAAGTTGATGTTCCCGCATGGCGTCACTACGTGCCGATAATTTTACTTTCTGCTGTTGCTTTAGCAATCGTTGGTGGGGTTACGGCAGTTGTACTTCTCAGCCGTCCGCAAAGTAATGATTTAGAGGATGCTTCTTATACTTATAAGACCAGTGAAACAGTAAAATCCACGGAACAAAAGAAAACTTCAGAGTCAAAGGAAAAGCCTGTTGAGTCAAAACCAGCACCTGAAAACCAACTCACGGTAACAGGGAGTGGTGCACAGCTGAATGTTAAAGTAGATAATGCAACAAGTCCTACTAAGATTGTTTTTACTACAGCAGCAGGCACCGTAACGACTATTTCACTTACCAATGCTGACTGGGCTACCGTGCGTACCCTGTCTGATGCGGAAAATACAGCAACAGCAACACTTGGAGCTGGTTTGACGAATTCCGTGATTAATTTATCAAATACGCAAGGGCTCACGATGACCATCAATGGCAGCAATGTTGAGTTGTCTGCTTTAACCGTAGGCAGCGCAGTAAGTGTTCAATTAACAGTAGCTTATGCCAGTACAACAGAGTAA